A single window of Neospora caninum Liverpool complete genome, chromosome XII DNA harbors:
- a CDS encoding putative acid phosphatase, with translation MASAPVAAAPAASSRSAGSVEKAVRSRPTLALLFPVFSLCVILGILSAPSSVDAQLKFVGLGNWGYGTTSQKTVADTLKKVAAAEHISFIASPGSNFAGGVSGMNDTKWQTEFENVYSDPNGALKMPFFTVLGVDDWSGNYTSEALRTELTYAATSEQIKEGKLAPSDASEAAAAAENTGYPKWTLPNWWYHYLMHFPANTGGAFINSGHKDMSVGMIFIDTWVLSSSFPFSNVTSRAWEDLEKTLELAPKILDYIIVVADRPVYSSGASKGDSMLQYYLQPLLKKANIDAYISGYDFSLEVISDDNISHVSCGAGAKAAGSAIVKHSGSLYYGSETGFCLFELTAEGLVTRLVSGTTGETLYTHKQPLKNRPERKSIDAFNFVSQLPEVRYYPVPEMGKMPGRDVFVRVVGTIGLCIATIFLSLSVASGVSRYMK, from the exons ATGGCCAGCGCCCCAGTTGCCGCCGCCcctgcggcttcttcccgctctgCGGGTTCCGTCGAAAAGGCTGTGCGATCCCGCCCAACTCTTGCCTtgctcttccccgtcttttctctctgcgttaTCCTCGGAATCCTGAGCGCGCCGTCGTCCGTCGACGCCCAGCTGAAGTTCGTCGGCCTCGGAAACTGGGGTTACGGCACGACCAGCCAGAAGACTGTCGCAGACACTCTGAAGAAAGTCGCCGCCGCTGAACACATCAGCTTCATCGCTTCTCCCGGATCGAACTTCGCCGGAGGCGTGTCGGGCATGAACGATACCAAATGGCAAACGGAATTCGAAAACGTGTACAGTGACCCCAACGGCGCGCTCAAGATGCCATTCTTCACCGTCCTCGGTGTCGACGACTGGAGCGGGAACTACACCTCGGAAGCCCTCCGTACCGAACTCACTTACGCCGCCACCAGCGAACAAAtcaaagaaggaaaacttGCGCCATCCGATGCTTCCGAGGCCGCTGCCGCAGCGGAAAACACTGGCTACCCCAAGTGGACTCTGCCCAACTGGTGGTACCACTACCTTATGCACTTCCCCGCCAACACCG GAGGTGCATTCATCAACTCTGGCCACAAGGACATGAGCGTGGGCATGATCTTCATTGACACCTGggtgctttcttcctccttccccttctcgaACGTGACCAGCCGCGCGTGGGAAGATCTGGAGAAGACCCTCGAGCTCGCACCCAAGATCCTCGACTACATCATCGTCGTCGCGGACCGCCCCGTCTACTCCAGCGGCGCCTCGAAGGGAGACTCCATGCTCCAATACTACCTCCAGCCTCTGCTGAAGAAGGCCAATATCGACGCCTACATCTCCGGTTACGACTTCAGCTTGGAAGTCATCTCG GACGACAACATCAGCCACGTGAGCTGCGGTGCTGGCGCGAAGGCCGCGGGATCTGCCATCGTCAAGCACTCCGGCAGCCTCTACTACGGCAGCGAGACcggtttctgcctctttgaATTGACAGCTGAAGGCTTGGTCACCCGCCTCGTCAGTGGCACGACCGGAGAAACTCTCTACACTCACAAGCAGCCCTTGAAGAACCGCCCGGAGAGGAAATCT ATCGACGCCTTCAACTTTGTCAGCCAGTTGCCCGAGGTCCGCTACTACCCCGTTCCGGAGATGGGAAAGATGCCGGGTCGCGACGTCTTTGTTCGCGTGGTTGGAACCATTGGTCTGTGCATCGCGACCAtcttcctgtcgctctctgtcgcgagcggcgtctcgcgttACATGAAATAA